The following proteins are co-located in the Piscirickettsia litoralis genome:
- a CDS encoding autotransporter outer membrane beta-barrel domain-containing protein → MLKNTTQGGAAGDGENGVSLGVNGGDGGNFNNQHNSNHAVHLFTDIANTNTTLNILASATGGRGGNGGNASCSIFSCGDGGHGGNGEEAISITPLNNGNTTVVLNTEILSAVVTGGAGGQGGTGVTSGNGGHGGEAIFITNDGIASDGFSSSLTATANIRSSVVGGQGGAGVTAGNGGAGINIVDGTSGTNNTTLNIGYKDDSNTTSTDHLVTIKGGQAGGSSGTAGVGIVADIDNAGSSLTLNIAASGVIEGTSSSSTGAKIGTAIDASASTQSMTMKGGGKILGNILLPNNTSDTDRNDITISNAVSGYIIGDGNNDYTLLDGTFSPEDTFYGIQDTKNGELDTLTVGNGTTSQFTSACDIHNTACNNKAGFPTLHEVDTITIKDKANFVSYGAISQEGGVRGTMTLESQGTASLLELNLGSQMTLKNVLTGSTLDDSGNVNTDGYTRIDADITVNGNSGIVFEVAPGINRVPGLRLYSDTMGSLTLNQYGVVKLAIGFSQIDQRNRTIQGAYNSAADSVFFYSV, encoded by the coding sequence ATGTTAAAAAACACGACACAAGGGGGTGCTGCTGGAGATGGGGAAAATGGTGTAAGCCTTGGTGTCAATGGAGGTGATGGTGGTAATTTTAACAATCAGCATAACTCCAACCATGCTGTTCACTTATTTACCGATATTGCAAATACGAATACAACCTTAAACATTCTTGCTTCTGCAACTGGTGGGCGAGGAGGTAACGGGGGTAATGCTTCTTGTTCTATATTTTCCTGTGGAGATGGTGGCCATGGTGGTAACGGGGAAGAGGCGATTAGTATTACACCTTTAAATAATGGCAATACAACCGTTGTTTTGAATACTGAAATACTCAGTGCTGTTGTTACTGGCGGTGCTGGTGGTCAAGGCGGTACTGGCGTAACCTCAGGTAATGGTGGTCATGGTGGTGAAGCGATTTTTATCACGAATGATGGCATTGCTTCTGATGGGTTTAGCTCCTCGTTAACAGCGACTGCAAATATTCGCTCAAGCGTGGTTGGTGGTCAAGGTGGCGCTGGTGTGACTGCAGGTAATGGTGGCGCAGGTATTAATATTGTTGATGGTACTTCAGGAACAAATAACACTACGTTAAATATTGGTTATAAAGATGATAGTAATACAACAAGTACTGATCACCTTGTTACTATAAAAGGTGGGCAAGCAGGGGGAAGCTCAGGCACTGCGGGTGTTGGTATTGTGGCTGATATTGATAACGCTGGTTCTAGTTTAACATTGAATATTGCAGCATCAGGTGTTATTGAAGGTACGAGTTCAAGCAGTACAGGTGCAAAAATAGGCACAGCCATTGATGCCTCTGCATCCACTCAATCGATGACGATGAAGGGTGGAGGAAAAATTCTTGGGAATATTTTATTACCTAATAATACCAGCGATACTGATAGAAATGATATAACAATTTCTAACGCGGTATCAGGATATATCATCGGCGATGGTAATAATGACTATACCCTTTTGGATGGCACATTTAGTCCAGAGGATACGTTCTATGGTATTCAAGATACAAAAAATGGTGAACTTGATACGCTGACGGTTGGCAATGGTACGACTTCACAGTTTACTTCTGCCTGTGATATTCATAATACCGCTTGTAATAATAAAGCGGGTTTCCCAACTTTGCACGAAGTGGATACGATTACGATTAAAGATAAGGCAAATTTTGTCTCTTATGGCGCGATCAGCCAAGAAGGAGGTGTTCGTGGGACAATGACACTTGAGTCACAAGGAACTGCATCCTTGCTTGAACTTAATCTTGGTAGTCAGATGACTTTGAAAAATGTGCTTACTGGGAGCACTTTAGATGATAGTGGCAACGTGAATACTGATGGTTATACCCGTATTGATGCAGATATTACGGTTAATGGGAATTCAGGAATTGTTTTTGAGGTGGCTCCGGGTATAAACAGGGTGCCTGGGTTAAGGCTTTACTCAGATACAATGGGTTCGCTGACACTGAATCAGTATGGGGTAGTTAAACTTGCGATTGGATTTAGTCAAATTGATCAGCGTAATCGAACGATTCAAGGAGCTTATAATTCTGCTGCAGATAGTGTGTTTTTTTACTCAGTTTAG
- a CDS encoding autotransporter outer membrane beta-barrel domain-containing protein, protein MILLAGGSGTTPVVPVTPVTPPDPDPVDPDKCGIPGICGNPDTPIVDPSDAPAPVSNLGTVGASTELVSAINNLVTEVYEGPGSATGLQVSQIGQSGVSTGGAAANNDASAGKRKPFSVWARAYGTHTNQEAYDGYDGYRSNMGGLLLAMDRSKAMGPNSVLSIGGALGYSSNHTNGISNVAGGNPSTIDVDGYQLAGYVTQLTDKYFLLGILGYSFNKFETERMDNLGQTFKSEFDGGHAFLNLKGTYDFMKSGAWTLSGIAQTTFNHLTYDEMVENDLSSGGYKVAIDDHNIWTAALGAKLKYDIISDANRVFQPEIHGRVYYDILGDRFNMEVSNTNLIPTATEGAKPDRLSYNIGAGLTMYGIWGVNLTLNYDYTWREHADEHNVSLKARYRF, encoded by the coding sequence GTGATCTTGCTTGCTGGTGGTAGTGGTACGACGCCTGTGGTTCCTGTGACCCCTGTGACGCCACCAGATCCAGATCCGGTCGATCCTGATAAATGTGGTATCCCAGGGATTTGTGGTAATCCAGATACCCCGATTGTTGATCCAAGTGATGCGCCTGCACCGGTATCGAACTTAGGAACCGTAGGGGCTTCAACCGAGCTTGTTTCGGCAATTAATAACCTGGTGACTGAGGTGTATGAAGGACCAGGGTCAGCCACAGGCTTGCAAGTGTCGCAAATTGGTCAAAGTGGGGTCTCAACTGGGGGAGCGGCAGCAAATAATGATGCATCTGCAGGAAAACGTAAGCCGTTTTCAGTGTGGGCGCGAGCCTATGGTACTCATACCAATCAAGAGGCTTATGATGGTTATGACGGCTATCGCTCGAATATGGGCGGTTTATTACTCGCGATGGATCGCTCTAAAGCGATGGGACCAAATTCGGTACTAAGTATCGGTGGTGCGCTTGGTTATAGTAGTAATCATACCAATGGTATTAGCAATGTGGCTGGAGGCAACCCATCAACGATTGATGTGGATGGTTACCAGTTGGCCGGTTATGTCACCCAACTAACGGATAAATACTTTTTACTGGGTATTTTAGGTTATAGTTTCAACAAATTTGAGACGGAGCGGATGGATAATTTAGGCCAGACCTTCAAGTCTGAGTTTGATGGTGGTCATGCTTTCTTGAACTTAAAAGGCACGTATGACTTTATGAAAAGTGGTGCTTGGACTTTAAGCGGGATCGCGCAAACAACATTTAACCACCTAACTTATGATGAAATGGTTGAGAATGATCTTTCTTCTGGCGGTTATAAAGTAGCGATTGATGATCATAATATTTGGACAGCAGCCTTAGGTGCTAAGCTAAAATATGACATCATTTCCGATGCAAATCGTGTGTTCCAACCTGAGATTCATGGTCGGGTGTACTATGACATCTTAGGGGATCGCTTTAATATGGAGGTGTCAAATACTAACTTGATACCAACAGCGACAGAAGGGGCGAAGCCTGATCGTTTATCTTATAACATTGGTGCAGGTTTAACCATGTATGGTATCTGGGGTGTGAACCTCACACTGAACTATGATTACACATGGCGTGAGCATGCTGATGAGCATAATGTGTCATTAAAAGCACGTTATCGTTTCTAA
- a CDS encoding methyltransferase regulatory domain-containing protein → MLEAIFKNLKEKNAAFIRLNPQIEQQINELERFKEQYLAQEYLNQDWNPLYVTDIMNEMGDAKLSYIGSATLYDNYNQYQLTPEQIELVNEQPTVAMREFTKDLLVNKKFRRDVYCRGARILTDKEQIEILQKFSIALVCQPEDIKLKVTIDVGEVSLSEEKALPVVAALKNNAVAIKNIMKVTDFSLNDVLSVVSVLLMSNQAVLVNPVKSQKSIQKINQIICERAFSDQALNFFAYQGTGLSISPEDQMLLKHSKKLSGSQLVTKMLQEMKSHNRAFISEGKLIQEQEEALAHTEKLVQEFEKKKKPLYQQLGLINDVSEPTG, encoded by the coding sequence TTGCTAGAAGCTATATTCAAAAACTTAAAGGAAAAAAATGCTGCTTTTATTCGCTTAAACCCACAAATCGAGCAACAAATCAATGAGCTTGAAAGGTTCAAAGAACAATATCTTGCCCAGGAGTATTTAAACCAAGACTGGAACCCGTTATACGTCACTGACATTATGAATGAGATGGGAGACGCTAAATTAAGCTATATTGGCTCTGCCACACTTTATGATAATTATAACCAATACCAGTTAACTCCAGAACAAATTGAGCTGGTCAATGAGCAACCAACAGTCGCTATGCGTGAGTTCACTAAAGACTTATTGGTCAATAAAAAATTCCGCCGAGATGTCTACTGCCGAGGCGCACGTATTTTGACTGATAAAGAGCAAATAGAAATTTTACAAAAATTTTCTATCGCACTGGTCTGCCAACCTGAAGATATTAAATTAAAAGTAACGATTGATGTCGGTGAGGTTTCTCTCAGTGAAGAAAAAGCCTTACCTGTCGTTGCTGCTCTCAAAAATAACGCAGTTGCTATTAAAAATATCATGAAGGTCACCGACTTTAGCCTCAATGATGTTTTAAGTGTCGTCAGTGTATTATTGATGAGCAACCAAGCAGTATTAGTGAATCCTGTTAAGTCACAAAAATCCATTCAGAAAATTAACCAAATTATCTGTGAACGTGCCTTTTCTGATCAAGCCCTCAACTTTTTTGCTTATCAAGGAACTGGCTTAAGTATTAGCCCTGAAGATCAAATGCTGTTAAAGCACAGCAAAAAACTCAGCGGCAGCCAGCTCGTGACTAAAATGCTCCAAGAAATGAAATCACACAATCGAGCTTTTATTTCTGAAGGCAAATTAATCCAAGAGCAAGAAGAAGCCCTCGCCCATACCGAGAAGCTCGTGCAAGAATTTGAGAAAAAGAAAAAACCACTTTACCAGCAATTAGGCTTAATCAACGATGTTTCAGAGCCCACAGGTTAA
- a CDS encoding class I SAM-dependent methyltransferase, translating into MRSIKSRRLHPKKIFRYCELGSGNGVTANILAASFPEAEFHAIDFMPVHIANARHLADEAELNNMHFHETSFQDADQLNLGKFDYIVLHGVYSWISEKNRLAVCEFIKDHLNTGGIVYNSYNSMPGWSHVLPFREAINSMSQSHNAHTVAKVQIARSYIQKLKGKKCCFYSLKPTNRATNQ; encoded by the coding sequence GTGCGATCAATAAAGTCTCGCCGCCTACATCCAAAAAAAATCTTTCGTTATTGTGAATTAGGCTCAGGTAATGGCGTCACTGCAAATATCTTAGCCGCCTCTTTTCCTGAGGCTGAGTTTCATGCCATCGATTTTATGCCGGTGCATATTGCTAATGCACGCCATTTAGCCGATGAAGCTGAACTTAACAACATGCATTTTCATGAAACAAGCTTTCAAGACGCTGATCAATTGAACCTCGGCAAATTTGATTATATCGTCCTCCATGGTGTTTATTCATGGATCAGCGAGAAAAACCGCCTCGCCGTTTGTGAGTTTATTAAAGATCATTTAAACACCGGTGGCATTGTTTATAACAGCTACAACAGCATGCCCGGCTGGAGCCACGTCTTGCCGTTTCGTGAAGCCATTAACTCCATGAGCCAAAGCCACAATGCCCATACGGTGGCGAAAGTCCAAATTGCTAGAAGCTATATTCAAAAACTTAAAGGAAAAAAATGCTGCTTTTATTCGCTTAAACCCACAAATCGAGCAACAAATCAATGA
- a CDS encoding type II toxin-antitoxin system Phd/YefM family antitoxin: MKTLNITQVRSDIYKLVENLEQSHEPVHITGKKGNAVMVSEKDWENIQETLHLMSIPGMAESIREGLEQPIDDCSDKLDW; this comes from the coding sequence ATGAAAACATTAAATATTACTCAAGTGCGCAGCGATATTTATAAACTTGTAGAAAACCTTGAGCAAAGTCACGAACCCGTTCATATTACAGGCAAAAAAGGCAATGCCGTCATGGTTTCGGAGAAAGACTGGGAAAATATTCAGGAAACTTTGCATTTAATGTCTATACCTGGAATGGCTGAAAGCATACGAGAAGGGCTAGAGCAACCCATTGATGATTGTTCAGATAAGCTCGATTGGTGA
- a CDS encoding Txe/YoeB family addiction module toxin translates to MYLLKYTAQAKKDAKKLTKSGLKEDAKSLLDIIVVDPYQEPPPVKVLVGDLTGALSRRISYQHRLVYQVVDDKFIKIIRMWSHYE, encoded by the coding sequence GTGTATCTATTAAAATATACCGCTCAAGCGAAAAAAGATGCCAAAAAATTAACTAAAAGCGGATTAAAAGAAGACGCTAAAAGCCTTCTTGATATTATTGTTGTAGATCCATATCAAGAACCACCACCTGTAAAGGTGTTGGTTGGTGATCTTACCGGCGCTTTGTCCAGGCGTATTAGTTATCAACATCGTCTTGTCTACCAAGTTGTCGATGACAAATTTATAAAAATAATACGAATGTGGAGCCACTACGAGTAA